One Coffea arabica cultivar ET-39 chromosome 5e, Coffea Arabica ET-39 HiFi, whole genome shotgun sequence DNA segment encodes these proteins:
- the LOC113743740 gene encoding large ribosomal subunit protein uL16, with protein MGRRPARCYRQIKGKPYPKSRFNRGVPDPKIRIYDVGMKKRGVDEFPCCVHLVSWEKENVSSEALEAARIACNKYMAKYAGKDSFHLRVRVHPYHVLRINKMLSCAGADRLQTGMRGAFGKPLGTAARVAIGQILLSVRCKDANCNHAQEALRRAKFKFPGRQKIIVSGKWGFTKFKRADYIRFKRENRILPDGVNAKFLTCHGPLSEREPGRAFLPATA; from the exons ATGGGTAGAA GACCAGCAAGATGTTATCGCCAGATAAAGGGCAAGCCTTATCCAAAATCTCGATTTAATCGTGGAGTACCGGATCCAAAAATCAGGATTTATGATGTTGGAATGAAGAAAAGAGGGGTTGATGAGTTTCCCTGTTGTGTGCATTTGGTCAGCTGGGAAAAGGAGAATGTTTCTAGCGAGGCACTGGAAGCTGCGCGCATCGCGTGTAACAAGTACATGGCAAAATATGCTGGAAAGGATTCTTTCCATCTCAGGGTCCGAGTGCACCCTTACCATGTACTCCGCATCAATAAAATGCTGTCCTGTGCTGGAGCTGATAGGCTTCAAACAGGCATGAGGGGAGCTTTTGGTAAGCCTTTAGGCACTGCTGCTCGTGTagcaattggtcaaattttgCTTTCAGTCCGATGCAAAGATGCCAATTGTAATCATGCTCAGGAGGCCTTGCGCCGTGCAAAGTTCAAGTTTCCCGGTCGTCAGAAGATAATAGTCAGTGGGAAATG GGGTTTCACTAAATTCAAGCGTGCTGACTACATTAGATTCAAGCGGGAGAACCGCATTCTACCTGATGGTGTCAATGCCAAG TTCCTTACTTGCCATGGACCTCTGTCTGAAAGGGAGCCTGGACGAGCATTTTTGCCTGCGACTGCTTAA